One window from the genome of Streptomyces sp. NBC_00708 encodes:
- a CDS encoding TetR/AcrR family transcriptional regulator, protein MTEGMGLRERKKVETRRRLLEEATRLFSERGFDQVSVAEVAEAADVSKMTVFNYFDSKEDLVFAPLEEHVGDAAQVVRERAPGESVVAALRRQFIEAIEAHDPSVGMGDKPLALGIVRLIMETPALLTRAHSFFVRTQDQLTDALIEEGEEPVIARIVAAQMLGTRNALLTENRRRLLAGEPSAAVAADAVALAHRGFDLLEKGLGGYATRV, encoded by the coding sequence ATGACCGAGGGGATGGGCCTGCGCGAGCGCAAGAAGGTGGAGACCAGGCGACGCCTGCTGGAGGAGGCCACGAGGCTCTTCTCCGAGCGAGGGTTCGACCAGGTCTCCGTCGCGGAGGTCGCCGAGGCGGCCGATGTGTCGAAGATGACCGTCTTCAACTACTTCGACAGCAAGGAGGACCTGGTCTTCGCGCCGCTGGAGGAGCACGTCGGCGACGCGGCCCAGGTCGTACGGGAGCGCGCCCCCGGCGAATCGGTGGTCGCGGCGCTGCGCCGGCAGTTCATCGAGGCCATCGAGGCCCACGACCCGTCGGTGGGGATGGGAGACAAGCCGCTGGCCCTCGGCATCGTGCGGCTCATCATGGAGACGCCGGCCCTGCTCACCCGCGCCCACTCCTTCTTCGTCCGTACCCAGGACCAGCTCACCGACGCGCTGATCGAGGAGGGCGAGGAGCCGGTGATCGCGCGCATCGTCGCCGCCCAGATGCTCGGCACCCGCAACGCGCTGCTCACCGAGAACCGCCGCCGCCTGCTGGCCGGCGAACCGTCCGCAGCGGTCGCCGCGGACGCCGTCGCCCTGGCCCACCGCGGCTTCGACCTGCTGGAGAAGGGCCTCGGCGGCTACGCGACGCGGGTCTGA
- a CDS encoding sterol carrier family protein encodes MPPSQKRARRYDPVRTRTAVLAQFTHVRDAVRTLTPERLAAPSGLGDWTVRELAVHITMALSHVCRTLELPAPALAKPEVSLLEWPFTTAARASGIADDTAERAAGHPDLDALYAQVAARFEALVPGASEDRLLATRVGAMRLGDFLVTRTVELVVHTDDLNAATGLSVPYDRQALAACSRLLADALAEKAPGGSVEVRVPPFAVVQCVQGPRHTRGTPPNVVETDPLTWIRLATGRTEWARELEAAKVAASGERADLSELLPLMG; translated from the coding sequence ATGCCGCCCTCGCAGAAGCGCGCCCGTCGTTACGACCCGGTCAGGACCCGCACCGCGGTCCTCGCCCAGTTCACGCACGTACGGGACGCGGTACGCACGCTGACCCCGGAGCGGCTCGCCGCGCCGAGCGGCCTCGGGGACTGGACGGTGCGTGAGCTCGCCGTCCACATCACGATGGCGCTCTCGCACGTCTGCCGGACGCTGGAGCTTCCCGCGCCGGCCCTCGCCAAACCCGAGGTGTCCCTTCTGGAGTGGCCGTTCACCACGGCGGCCCGCGCCTCCGGGATCGCGGACGACACCGCCGAACGGGCCGCCGGCCACCCCGACCTGGACGCGCTGTACGCGCAGGTCGCCGCCCGCTTCGAGGCGCTGGTGCCCGGGGCGTCCGAGGACCGGCTGCTGGCCACCCGGGTCGGGGCGATGCGCCTCGGCGACTTCCTGGTCACCCGGACCGTGGAGCTGGTCGTCCACACCGACGACCTCAACGCGGCGACCGGGCTCTCGGTCCCGTACGACCGGCAGGCGCTCGCCGCGTGCAGCCGGCTGCTCGCCGACGCGCTGGCCGAGAAGGCGCCCGGCGGCTCGGTTGAGGTCAGGGTGCCGCCGTTCGCCGTGGTGCAGTGCGTCCAGGGCCCGCGTCACACCCGGGGCACCCCGCCCAACGTCGTCGAGACCGACCCGCTCACCTGGATACGGCTGGCGACCGGACGCACGGAATGGGCGCGTGAGCTCGAAGCGGCGAAGGTCGCGGCGAGCGGCGAGCGGGCGGATCTCTCGGAGCTGCTGCCCCTGATGGGGTGA
- the purF gene encoding amidophosphoribosyltransferase: MPRGDGRLNHDLLPGEKGPQDACGVFGVWAPGEEVAKLTYFGLYALQHRGQESAGIAVSNGSQILVFKDMGLVSQVFDETSLGSLQGHIAVGHARYSTTGASVWENAQPTFRATAHGSIALGHNGNLVNTAQLAEMVADLPRKDGRATQVAATNDTDLVTALLAGQTDEDGKPLTIEEAAAKVLPEVRGAFSLVFMDEHTLYAARDPQGIRPLVLGRLERGWVVASESAALDICGASYVREIEPGEMVAIDENGLRTSRFAEAKPKGCVFEYVYLARPDTDIAGRNVYLSRVEMGRKLAAEAPVEADLVIATPESGTPAAIGYAEASGIPFGAGLVKNAYVGRTFIQPSQTIRQLGIRLKLNPLKEVIKGKRLVVVDDSIVRGNTQRALVRMLREAGAAEIHIRISSPPVKWPCFFGIDFATRAELIANGMSVEEIGTSMGADSLAYISIDSMIEATTIDKPNLCRACFDGEYPMELPDPELLGKQLLETELAAGPAATAAADALRRP; the protein is encoded by the coding sequence GTGCCTCGTGGTGATGGACGACTCAACCACGACCTGCTCCCCGGAGAGAAAGGCCCCCAGGACGCTTGCGGCGTCTTCGGTGTCTGGGCTCCGGGCGAAGAGGTCGCCAAGCTCACCTATTTCGGACTGTATGCCCTGCAGCACCGTGGACAGGAGTCCGCGGGCATCGCAGTGAGCAACGGGTCCCAGATCCTCGTCTTCAAGGACATGGGACTGGTCTCGCAGGTCTTCGACGAAACCTCCCTGGGATCGCTCCAGGGCCATATCGCGGTCGGTCATGCCCGCTACTCCACCACCGGTGCCTCGGTGTGGGAGAACGCGCAGCCGACGTTCCGTGCGACCGCGCACGGCTCGATCGCCCTCGGTCACAACGGGAACCTGGTCAACACGGCCCAGCTCGCGGAGATGGTCGCCGACCTCCCGCGCAAGGACGGCCGCGCCACCCAGGTCGCCGCGACCAACGACACCGACCTGGTGACCGCGCTGCTCGCCGGCCAGACGGACGAGGACGGCAAGCCGCTCACCATCGAGGAGGCCGCCGCCAAGGTGCTTCCCGAGGTGCGGGGTGCCTTCTCCCTGGTCTTCATGGACGAGCACACGCTCTACGCCGCCCGTGACCCGCAGGGCATCCGCCCGCTGGTCCTCGGCCGCCTGGAGCGCGGCTGGGTCGTCGCGTCGGAGTCCGCCGCCCTCGACATCTGCGGCGCCAGCTACGTCCGCGAGATCGAGCCGGGCGAGATGGTCGCCATCGACGAGAACGGTCTGCGTACCTCGCGATTCGCGGAAGCGAAGCCCAAGGGCTGCGTCTTCGAGTACGTCTACCTGGCCCGCCCCGACACCGACATCGCGGGCCGCAACGTCTACCTCTCCCGTGTGGAGATGGGCCGGAAACTGGCCGCCGAGGCGCCCGTCGAGGCCGATCTGGTCATAGCGACCCCGGAGTCCGGCACCCCGGCCGCGATCGGTTACGCGGAGGCCAGCGGGATTCCGTTCGGCGCCGGTCTGGTGAAGAACGCCTACGTCGGCCGGACCTTCATCCAGCCGTCCCAGACGATCCGCCAGCTGGGCATCCGGCTCAAGCTCAACCCGCTCAAGGAAGTCATCAAGGGCAAGCGCCTGGTGGTCGTCGACGACTCGATCGTCCGCGGCAACACCCAGCGCGCACTGGTCCGGATGCTCCGCGAGGCCGGTGCCGCCGAGATCCACATCCGGATCTCGTCCCCGCCGGTGAAGTGGCCCTGCTTCTTCGGCATCGACTTCGCGACCCGCGCCGAGCTGATCGCCAACGGCATGTCCGTCGAGGAGATCGGCACCTCCATGGGCGCCGACTCGCTCGCGTACATCTCGATCGACTCGATGATCGAGGCGACGACGATCGACAAGCCGAACCTGTGCCGCGCCTGCTTCGACGGCGAGTACCCGATGGAGCTCCCGGACCCGGAGCTGCTCGGCAAGCAGCTGCTGGAGACCGAGCTGGCGGCGGGCCCCGCGGCGACCGCGGCGGCCGACGCGCTGCGGCGTCCGTGA
- the purM gene encoding phosphoribosylformylglycinamidine cyclo-ligase, protein MSETTGASYAAAGVDIEAGDRAVELMKEWVKKTQRPEVAGLGGLGGFAGLFDASALKRYERPLLASATDGVGTKVDLARQMGVYDTIGHDLVGMVVDDLVVCGAEPLFMTDYICVGKVHPERVAAIVKGIAEGCVLAGCALVGGETAEHPGLLGADDFDVAGAGTGVVEADRLLGPDRIREGDAVIAMASSGLHSNGYSLVRHVVFDRAGWTLDRQVEEFGRTLGEELLEPTRIYSLDCLALTRTTEVHGFSHVTGGGLANNLARVIPDTLHATVDRSTWTPGAVFDLVGKAGRVEQLELEKTLNMGVGMIAIVPAESVDAALTTLADRGVDSWVAGEITGRGDHTTGAELVGSYAR, encoded by the coding sequence ATGTCTGAGACAACAGGTGCTTCCTACGCGGCAGCGGGCGTCGACATCGAGGCCGGCGACCGCGCCGTCGAGCTGATGAAGGAGTGGGTGAAGAAGACGCAGCGCCCCGAGGTCGCGGGCCTCGGCGGGCTCGGCGGCTTCGCCGGCCTCTTCGACGCCTCGGCCCTCAAGCGCTACGAGCGTCCGCTGCTGGCCTCCGCCACGGACGGCGTCGGCACCAAGGTCGACCTCGCCCGCCAGATGGGCGTGTACGACACCATCGGTCACGACCTGGTGGGCATGGTCGTCGACGACCTCGTCGTCTGCGGCGCCGAACCGCTGTTCATGACCGACTACATCTGCGTCGGCAAGGTGCACCCCGAGCGTGTCGCGGCCATCGTCAAGGGCATCGCCGAGGGCTGTGTGCTGGCCGGCTGTGCCCTGGTCGGCGGCGAGACCGCCGAGCACCCCGGGCTGCTGGGCGCGGACGACTTCGATGTGGCCGGCGCCGGTACGGGCGTCGTGGAGGCGGACCGCCTGCTGGGTCCCGACCGCATCCGCGAGGGCGACGCCGTGATCGCCATGGCCTCCTCCGGGCTTCACTCGAACGGGTACTCGCTCGTCCGCCACGTGGTCTTCGACCGGGCCGGCTGGACGCTGGACCGCCAGGTCGAGGAGTTCGGCCGGACCCTGGGCGAGGAGCTCCTGGAGCCGACCCGGATCTACTCGCTGGACTGCCTGGCCCTCACCCGTACGACCGAGGTGCACGGCTTCAGCCACGTCACCGGCGGCGGCCTGGCCAACAACCTGGCCCGGGTCATCCCGGACACCCTGCACGCGACGGTGGACCGCTCCACGTGGACGCCGGGCGCGGTCTTCGACCTCGTCGGCAAGGCGGGCCGGGTCGAGCAGCTGGAGCTGGAGAAGACGCTCAACATGGGCGTCGGCATGATCGCGATCGTCCCCGCGGAGTCGGTGGACGCGGCCCTGACCACGCTGGCCGACCGGGGCGTCGACTCCTGGGTCGCCGGCGAGATCACCGGCCGGGGCGACCACACGACGGGCGCCGAGCTGGTGGGTTCGTACGCGCGCTGA
- a CDS encoding DUF3073 domain-containing protein: MGRGRAKAKQTKVARQLKYSSGGTDLSRLANELGASTSSQPPNAEPFEDDDEEDDPYAQYADLYNDEDEDENDQSGPSSKRRGA, translated from the coding sequence ATGGGGCGCGGCCGGGCAAAGGCCAAGCAGACAAAGGTCGCCCGCCAGCTGAAGTACAGCAGCGGCGGGACGGACCTGTCACGTCTGGCCAATGAGCTGGGCGCATCGACTTCGAGTCAGCCACCGAACGCGGAGCCGTTCGAGGACGACGACGAGGAAGATGACCCGTACGCACAGTACGCGGATCTGTACAACGACGAGGACGAGGACGAGAACGACCAGTCCGGTCCGTCGTCCAAGCGCCGCGGCGCTTGA